From one Leptospira licerasiae serovar Varillal str. VAR 010 genomic stretch:
- a CDS encoding alpha-E domain-containing protein: MLSRVAESVYWMNRYMERAENYSRFLDVNFQLSLDLNEDSNRQWTPLVYTTGDNELFSRKYNSPSKENVIHFMSLDTENPNSIMNCLIRARENARTIRENISTPMWEVINEFYLTIKSKRKFEESDMPGIAEFFKAIRNQCLLFYGCQEATISHDEVWHFALLGRLLERADKTTRILDMKYFILLPAREEVGSTLDLIQWLSLLKSASAHEMFNRFYTRITPKNIAEFLILDKIFPRAIRFCLSKAFDSLKILSGTERDSYGDETEKRVGVLLSEMNYASIDEIFSSGMHEYLDQLQVRLNGIATQLDETYFRN, translated from the coding sequence ATGCTAAGCCGAGTCGCTGAATCCGTATACTGGATGAATCGTTATATGGAAAGGGCCGAGAATTATTCACGCTTTTTGGATGTGAATTTTCAGCTTTCCTTGGACCTAAACGAGGATTCCAACAGACAATGGACACCTTTGGTGTATACCACCGGAGATAATGAATTATTTTCCAGAAAGTATAATTCTCCTAGCAAAGAGAATGTGATCCACTTCATGAGTTTGGATACTGAGAATCCGAACTCGATCATGAATTGTTTGATCCGCGCAAGAGAAAATGCCAGAACCATCCGAGAGAATATTTCCACTCCTATGTGGGAAGTAATCAACGAATTCTATCTTACCATCAAATCCAAAAGAAAATTCGAAGAATCTGATATGCCCGGAATTGCGGAATTTTTCAAGGCGATCCGAAATCAGTGTTTATTATTCTATGGTTGTCAAGAGGCCACAATTTCGCACGACGAGGTTTGGCATTTTGCATTACTCGGAAGATTATTAGAAAGAGCTGATAAGACCACTCGTATCTTGGACATGAAATATTTTATACTTCTTCCCGCTAGAGAAGAAGTTGGATCGACATTAGATCTGATCCAATGGCTTTCTCTTCTGAAGTCCGCAAGCGCTCACGAAATGTTCAATCGTTTTTATACAAGGATCACTCCTAAGAATATCGCAGAGTTCTTAATCTTGGATAAAATTTTTCCGAGAGCGATACGTTTCTGTCTTTCTAAAGCGTTCGATAGCCTAAAAATTTTAAGCGGGACCGAGAGAGATAGTTATGGGGACGAAACTGAGAAGAGGGTAGGTGTTCTTCTTTCCGAAATGAATTACGCCTCCATCGACGAAATTTTTTCTTCCGGAATGCATGAATATTTGGACCAATTGCAAGTAAGATTGAATGGCATCGCTACTCAGTTGGACGAGACCTATTTTAGGAATTGA
- a CDS encoding circularly permuted type 2 ATP-grasp protein produces the protein MLLTNYQTDSFYDEMFSEEGAIRQSYHILKSRIEGMDDKELLKRKASAEKALLSLGITFNVYGDEEEEERIMPFDIIPRIVTSFEWKKMEEGLKQRIRALNLFIQDVYGDEKIIKDGVIPAEIVYSSSGYLKECIGIKPPKGIWIHITGTDLVRDGDGQMLVLEDNLRCPSGVSYVLENREVMKKTFPELFASLSVRPIYDYPIRLRGMLEHLSDKPNPNIGVLTPGIYNSAYYEHSFLASRMGVPLVEGTDLTVRDDKLYMRTTKGLKQVDVLYRRIDDTFMDPKAFRKDSLLGVPGIFEVFKKGNVALANAPGTGVADDKVIYSYVPDFIKYYLGEEPIIPNVPTYLCSREKDLKYVCENIGNLVVKAANGAGGYGMIIGPVASEKEKEEFVAKVKADPRNYIAQPVLSLSRIPTLIEDKLEGRHVDLRPFILYGEEIYVMPGGLTRVALRRGSLVVNSSQGGGSKDTWVMG, from the coding sequence ATGCTCCTGACTAATTACCAGACGGATTCCTTTTACGACGAAATGTTCTCCGAAGAGGGGGCAATTCGCCAGAGTTATCATATTTTAAAATCCAGAATCGAAGGGATGGATGATAAGGAGCTTTTGAAGCGAAAAGCCTCTGCGGAAAAGGCGCTTCTTTCTTTGGGCATTACTTTTAATGTGTATGGAGACGAGGAAGAAGAAGAGAGGATCATGCCTTTCGATATCATTCCCCGCATCGTAACTTCTTTCGAATGGAAAAAAATGGAAGAAGGTCTTAAACAAAGGATCCGTGCCTTAAATCTTTTTATCCAAGACGTTTACGGAGACGAGAAGATCATTAAAGACGGAGTGATCCCTGCGGAAATCGTTTATAGCAGTTCAGGTTATTTAAAAGAATGTATAGGTATCAAACCTCCTAAAGGGATTTGGATCCATATTACCGGAACGGATCTGGTGCGCGATGGGGATGGGCAGATGTTGGTCCTAGAGGATAATCTTCGTTGTCCTTCCGGCGTTTCATATGTATTAGAAAATCGTGAAGTGATGAAAAAGACCTTTCCGGAGCTATTCGCTAGCTTGTCTGTAAGACCCATTTACGATTATCCGATCAGACTTAGGGGAATGCTTGAACATCTTTCCGACAAACCTAACCCGAATATCGGAGTACTAACTCCCGGGATCTATAACTCGGCATACTACGAGCATAGTTTTCTTGCATCTCGTATGGGAGTTCCTTTGGTAGAAGGCACGGATCTTACGGTAAGAGACGATAAATTGTATATGAGGACCACCAAGGGATTGAAACAAGTGGACGTTCTCTATAGAAGGATCGACGATACTTTTATGGATCCTAAAGCCTTCCGTAAGGATTCTCTTTTAGGTGTTCCAGGTATATTCGAAGTATTTAAAAAAGGAAACGTTGCATTGGCGAACGCCCCTGGCACAGGAGTTGCGGACGATAAGGTGATCTATTCTTATGTTCCGGATTTTATTAAGTATTATCTGGGAGAAGAGCCGATTATACCTAACGTTCCGACTTATCTATGTTCCAGGGAGAAGGACCTAAAATATGTCTGCGAGAATATCGGAAATCTTGTAGTAAAGGCGGCTAACGGAGCAGGCGGATACGGAATGATAATAGGGCCTGTTGCCAGCGAAAAAGAAAAAGAGGAATTCGTAGCGAAAGTTAAGGCCGATCCCCGCAATTATATTGCTCAGCCTGTTTTGAGTTTATCCAGGATTCCTACATTGATAGAGGATAAGTTAGAAGGACGGCATGTGGATCTTAGACCTTTCATCTTATATGGAGAAGAGATCTATGTGATGCCCGGAGGTTTAACTAGAGTCGCATTGAGAAGAGGTTCCTTAGTTGTGAATTCTTCCCAAGGCGGCGGCTCTAAAGATACTTGGGTGATGGGTTAA